One Romboutsia sp. 13368 genomic window carries:
- the spo0A gene encoding sporulation transcription factor Spo0A — translation MGGILVNEKIKIVLADDNKDFCQVLKEYLSNENDIEILGIAKDGIEALDLVNKTQPDLLVLDVIMPHLDGLGVIEKLNSMNLPKMPKIIVLSAVGQDKITQSAINLGADYYIVKPFDFVIFINRIRELVSNKTNHIETKPRATHADIQMSRTEFVRNPGNIETEITNIIHEIGVPAHIKGYLYLREAIKMVIENVELLGAVTKELYPSIAKKFNTTPSRVERAIRHAIEVAWSRGKVDTINQLFGYTVHMTKGKPTNSEFIAMIADKLRLEHSMVK, via the coding sequence ATAGGGGGAATTTTAGTGAACGAGAAAATAAAGATAGTTTTAGCTGATGATAATAAGGACTTTTGTCAGGTTTTAAAGGAATATTTATCAAATGAAAATGATATAGAAATATTAGGAATAGCAAAAGATGGTATAGAAGCTTTAGACTTAGTTAATAAAACTCAGCCAGATTTATTAGTATTAGATGTAATAATGCCACATTTAGATGGATTAGGTGTAATAGAAAAGTTAAATTCTATGAACCTTCCTAAGATGCCAAAAATAATAGTTTTATCTGCAGTAGGTCAAGATAAAATAACACAATCTGCAATAAATTTAGGAGCAGATTATTATATAGTTAAGCCTTTTGACTTTGTTATATTTATAAATAGAATAAGAGAATTAGTATCAAATAAAACAAATCATATAGAAACTAAGCCAAGAGCAACACATGCAGATATACAAATGAGTAGAACAGAGTTTGTAAGAAATCCAGGAAATATAGAAACTGAGATAACTAATATAATACATGAAATAGGAGTTCCAGCACATATAAAAGGATACTTATATTTAAGAGAAGCTATAAAAATGGTTATAGAAAATGTTGAACTTTTAGGGGCTGTAACTAAAGAATTATATCCAAGTATAGCTAAGAAATTTAACACTACTCCAAGTAGAGTAGAAAGAGCTATAAGACATGCGATAGAAGTTGCATGGAGTAGAGGAAAAGTTGATACTATAAATCAATTATTTGGATATACAGTTCATATGACTAAAGGAAAACCAACAAACTCTGAATTCATAGCTATGATAGCTGATAAATTAAGATTAGAACATAGTATGGTTAAATAA
- a CDS encoding SpoIVB peptidase S55 domain-containing protein produces MKKKNLILFSILIGCFILCTYFYENLISNNSIDIININNNDKKYVYPLGQIVGIKADTDGVLVIGYEDEDIEYIGGIKKGDNIVAINDIKIENNQDISKIIDNINEEKVKINFQRNNEYMSEYISIKEDLNGKRLGLWVRDKISGIGTVTFYDPQHSSFKGIGHAITDSDTNELLKIKQGYIYSSTNLNIKKATDLNPGYIYGDFDFENPIGKFNHNSNFGIVGEFKEENLKKSQLIEVGNKKDIKLGKAIILLEDKDKNITSYDINIDDISTNKQSDRQISITVTDSRLINYTGGIIQGMSGAPIIQDNKLIGAITHVIKNNPKKGYGIFIDEMIELDSKR; encoded by the coding sequence ATGAAGAAGAAAAATCTTATATTGTTTTCGATTTTGATTGGTTGTTTTATATTATGTACTTATTTTTATGAAAATTTAATTTCAAATAACAGTATAGATATTATAAATATTAATAATAATGATAAAAAATATGTATATCCTTTAGGGCAAATAGTAGGTATAAAGGCAGATACAGATGGAGTACTTGTTATAGGATATGAAGATGAAGATATAGAGTATATAGGCGGAATAAAAAAAGGAGACAATATAGTAGCTATAAATGATATAAAAATTGAAAATAATCAAGATATATCTAAAATTATTGATAATATAAATGAAGAAAAAGTTAAAATAAATTTTCAACGAAATAATGAATATATGAGTGAATATATAAGTATAAAAGAAGATTTAAATGGTAAACGATTGGGTTTGTGGGTTAGGGATAAAATATCAGGAATAGGTACAGTTACATTTTATGATCCACAACACTCTTCATTTAAGGGTATAGGACATGCAATAACCGATTCAGATACAAATGAATTATTAAAAATAAAGCAAGGATATATATATTCATCTACAAACTTAAATATTAAAAAGGCAACTGATTTAAATCCAGGATATATATATGGTGATTTTGACTTTGAAAATCCTATTGGTAAATTTAATCATAATTCAAATTTTGGAATTGTTGGAGAGTTTAAAGAAGAAAATCTAAAAAAATCTCAATTAATTGAAGTAGGTAATAAAAAAGATATAAAATTAGGAAAAGCTATTATATTATTAGAAGATAAAGACAAAAACATAACAAGTTATGATATAAATATAGATGATATATCAACTAACAAACAAAGTGATAGACAAATTTCTATAACAGTTACAGATTCTAGATTAATTAACTATACAGGTGGTATTATTCAAGGCATGAGTGGGGCACCTATAATACAAGATAATAAGCTAATTGGAGCGATAACTCATGTAATTAAAAATAATCCTAAAAAAGGCTATGGTATTTTTATAGATGAAATGATAGAATTAGATAGTAAACGTTAA
- the recN gene encoding DNA repair protein RecN: MILELYMKNCALVEELRLGIDKNLNILTGETGSGKSIIIDALGLCLGEKYDRSFLRKGTDKGVIETVFYSESSNLKRVLHENDLDLDEDNLLIITRVIYSDGKSVARVNGRTVKLSVLKDIASTLIDVHGQHQNQALFNKETHLDFLDLFGELELEKYKDQYKSIYDEYSEVKKALNLLTEDKDDMQIQREIDLLKFQINEIESANLSKDEYEDLLKQRDVYRNSEKIYSNLNSAYQNLYNGSVNSVDLIGNAVKELSLISQYDKALEAYNSDIERIMYELQDISRDIRNYKENIDFEPYELEQIESRVDEINNLRRKYGDSIDDIFNYYEKIKFRLEEILNRDERVEELKLEIQKLEKTLKNRADELTKARKEVASELEKVLLIELKSLNMKNVIFKVNFEESTFNIKGQDDIEFMISFNLGEDIKPIYKVASGGEMSRFMLAFKTILADIDQIDTLVFDEIDTGISGIAAQIVGEKLSNIGKKKQIICITHLPQIAATADTHYCIEKSTSNERTFTSIRKLDDNQRKDEIARLIAGSNITEKTMEHATEIIELAKRSL; encoded by the coding sequence TTGATCCTTGAGTTATATATGAAAAACTGTGCACTAGTTGAAGAATTAAGACTAGGGATAGATAAGAACTTAAATATACTAACTGGTGAAACAGGTTCAGGTAAATCTATAATAATAGATGCTTTAGGATTATGCCTAGGCGAAAAATATGATAGATCTTTTTTAAGAAAAGGTACAGATAAAGGCGTAATAGAAACTGTATTTTATTCAGAAAGTAGTAACTTAAAGAGAGTTTTACATGAAAATGATCTAGATTTAGATGAAGATAATTTATTAATAATAACAAGAGTTATTTATTCTGATGGAAAAAGTGTTGCTAGAGTTAATGGAAGAACAGTTAAATTATCTGTGCTAAAAGATATAGCATCAACTTTAATAGATGTACATGGACAACACCAAAATCAAGCTTTATTTAATAAAGAAACACATTTAGATTTTTTAGATTTATTTGGAGAATTAGAATTAGAAAAATATAAGGATCAATATAAATCTATATATGATGAATATAGTGAAGTGAAAAAAGCATTAAATTTATTAACTGAAGATAAAGATGATATGCAAATTCAAAGAGAGATTGATTTATTAAAGTTTCAAATAAATGAGATTGAGTCAGCTAATTTGAGTAAAGATGAATATGAAGACTTGTTAAAACAAAGAGATGTATACAGAAATAGTGAAAAAATATACAGTAATTTAAACTCAGCATACCAAAATTTATATAATGGATCAGTAAATTCTGTTGATTTAATAGGAAATGCAGTAAAAGAGTTAAGTTTAATATCTCAATATGATAAGGCTTTAGAGGCGTATAACTCTGATATAGAAAGAATAATGTATGAGCTTCAAGATATATCTAGAGATATAAGAAACTATAAAGAAAATATAGATTTCGAGCCATATGAACTTGAACAAATAGAATCTAGAGTAGATGAAATAAATAATCTAAGAAGAAAGTATGGAGATTCTATAGATGATATATTCAATTATTATGAAAAGATAAAGTTTAGGCTAGAAGAAATATTAAATAGAGATGAAAGAGTAGAAGAGTTAAAATTAGAAATACAAAAACTTGAGAAAACTCTGAAAAATAGAGCGGATGAGCTTACAAAAGCTAGAAAAGAAGTAGCTTCAGAATTAGAAAAAGTTTTATTAATCGAACTTAAGAGTTTAAATATGAAAAATGTTATATTTAAAGTTAATTTTGAAGAAAGTACATTTAATATAAAAGGTCAAGATGATATAGAATTTATGATATCCTTTAACTTAGGAGAGGATATAAAGCCTATATATAAAGTTGCATCAGGTGGAGAAATGTCTAGATTTATGCTTGCATTTAAAACTATACTTGCAGATATTGATCAAATAGATACTTTAGTATTTGATGAAATAGATACAGGAATAAGTGGTATAGCTGCTCAAATAGTTGGAGAAAAGCTTAGTAATATAGGTAAGAAAAAGCAAATTATATGTATAACGCATTTACCACAAATTGCAGCTACTGCAGATACTCATTATTGTATAGAAAAAAGTACATCAAATGAAAGGACATTTACATCAATAAGAAAATTAGATGATAACCAGCGAAAAGATGAGATAGCAAGACTTATAGCAGGAAGTAATATAACTGAAAAAACTATGGAACATGCTACTGAAATAATAGAATTAGCAAAAAGAAGCCTTTAA
- a CDS encoding TlyA family RNA methyltransferase: MKKRIDLLLVEKGYFESRERAKKAIMAGVVFVNNQRCDKAGVDVDENADILVKGDPIPYVSRGGLKLEKAMKNFDLTLEGKVCMDIGASTGGFTDCMLQNGAVKVFSIDVGYGQLAWKLRQDERVVCMERTNIRHVTIEDTKEFADFASIDVSFISLKLVLPKCKELIREGGEVVALIKPQFEAGREKVGKKGVVREKSTHIEVIEMISNFAVENGFEILDLDYSPIKGPEGNIEYLIHLKVTNESFEFNRENYNKKIVEVVEASHNLSK, from the coding sequence ATGAAAAAAAGAATAGATTTATTATTAGTAGAAAAGGGATACTTTGAAAGTAGAGAAAGAGCAAAAAAAGCTATAATGGCTGGAGTTGTATTTGTAAACAATCAAAGATGTGATAAAGCTGGAGTAGATGTTGATGAAAATGCTGATATACTAGTAAAAGGAGATCCAATACCTTATGTAAGTAGAGGTGGACTTAAGCTTGAAAAAGCAATGAAAAACTTTGATTTAACATTAGAAGGAAAAGTTTGTATGGATATCGGTGCATCTACAGGTGGATTTACAGATTGTATGCTTCAAAATGGAGCAGTAAAAGTATTTTCTATTGATGTAGGATATGGACAACTTGCTTGGAAATTAAGACAAGATGAGAGAGTTGTTTGTATGGAAAGAACTAATATAAGACATGTTACAATAGAAGATACAAAAGAATTTGCAGACTTTGCATCTATAGATGTTTCATTTATATCTCTAAAGTTAGTTCTTCCTAAATGTAAAGAGCTTATTCGTGAAGGTGGAGAAGTTGTAGCACTTATAAAACCTCAATTTGAAGCAGGAAGAGAAAAAGTAGGGAAAAAAGGTGTAGTAAGAGAAAAATCTACACATATAGAAGTTATAGAAATGATATCTAATTTTGCAGTTGAAAATGGATTTGAAATATTAGACTTAGATTATTCGCCTATAAAAGGTCCAGAAGGTAATATAGAGTATTTAATACATTTAAAAGTTACAAATGAATCATTTGAATTTAATAGAGAAAATTATAATAAAAAAATAGTAGAAGTAGTTGAAGCTTCTCATAACTTAAGTAAATAG
- the dxs gene encoding 1-deoxy-D-xylulose-5-phosphate synthase yields the protein MYRYLDKVDSPQDIKNMTVEELDLLAKDIRKFLVRSVSKTGGHLASNLGVVELTLALHKVFDSPKDKIVWDVGHQSYVHKIVTGRKDEFRSLRQFNGMSGFPKECECEHDIFDTGHSSTSISIAQGIACARDIKKENSSVIAVIGDGSITGGMALEALNHIGYTNTDMIIILNDNEMSIDKNVGGMSRYLSSIIRNSTVNKVKDEVEKILQVSPGGNIISKTANKMKDSIISKFTPHECSFFESIGIKYYGPIDGHNTKEVIEVLNKAKYKKGPVLLHVITKKGKGYRFAEEQPDKYHGVSKFDIKTGIKPSDAISISKQVGQKLSDMADKNKNIVAITAAMPSGTGLNIFEKNHPNRYYDVGIAEQHATTFAAGLAKNGMKPYFAVYSSFLQRAYDQIIHDVCITSKPVTFLIDRAGIVGNDGETHHGMFDLSYLNNIPNITVMAPKDSKELDLMMELSSNMNSPVAIRYPRGNSYYIETGAYDPIEIGSYEVISQGKDIVILAIGTMVKHALQAKDLLLEVGINPTIVNARFLKPIDTKLLNDLFNNHKRVVTIEDNVITGGFSTNINKFIIDNKYNVDITNIALPEEFIPHGSTDEIYESVGLSPSKIADKIKSL from the coding sequence ATGTATAGATATTTAGACAAGGTAGATTCTCCACAAGACATAAAGAATATGACTGTAGAAGAATTAGATTTACTAGCTAAAGATATAAGAAAATTTTTAGTTAGGTCAGTATCTAAGACAGGTGGACATTTAGCATCTAATTTAGGTGTGGTAGAGCTAACTTTAGCACTTCATAAGGTATTTGATAGTCCTAAAGATAAGATAGTATGGGATGTTGGACATCAATCTTATGTGCATAAAATTGTTACAGGAAGAAAAGATGAATTCAGAAGCCTTAGACAATTTAATGGGATGAGTGGCTTTCCAAAAGAATGTGAATGCGAGCATGATATATTTGATACAGGACACAGTAGTACATCTATATCAATAGCTCAAGGGATTGCTTGTGCTAGAGATATAAAAAAAGAAAATAGTAGTGTAATAGCAGTTATAGGCGATGGTTCTATAACTGGAGGTATGGCACTTGAAGCATTAAATCATATTGGATATACAAATACTGATATGATAATAATTTTAAATGATAATGAAATGTCTATAGATAAAAATGTTGGTGGAATGTCGAGATATTTATCTAGTATAATAAGAAATTCCACTGTTAATAAGGTAAAAGATGAAGTTGAAAAGATATTACAAGTATCTCCAGGAGGTAATATAATATCTAAAACCGCAAATAAGATGAAAGATAGTATTATTAGTAAATTTACACCTCATGAATGTTCTTTCTTTGAATCTATAGGTATAAAATACTATGGTCCAATAGATGGTCATAATACTAAAGAAGTTATAGAAGTTTTAAATAAAGCTAAATATAAAAAAGGTCCAGTTCTTTTACATGTAATAACTAAAAAGGGTAAAGGTTATAGATTTGCAGAAGAACAACCTGATAAATACCATGGAGTATCGAAGTTTGATATAAAGACAGGTATAAAGCCATCGGATGCTATATCAATATCTAAACAAGTCGGTCAAAAGTTAAGTGATATGGCTGATAAAAATAAAAATATAGTAGCTATAACTGCAGCTATGCCATCTGGAACAGGACTTAATATATTTGAAAAAAATCATCCGAATAGATATTATGATGTAGGTATAGCAGAACAACATGCTACTACATTTGCGGCTGGTCTTGCAAAAAATGGAATGAAACCATACTTTGCAGTATATTCATCTTTTTTACAAAGAGCATATGATCAGATTATACATGATGTATGTATAACAAGTAAGCCGGTAACTTTTTTAATTGATAGAGCTGGTATAGTTGGAAATGATGGAGAAACTCATCATGGTATGTTTGATTTAAGTTATTTAAATAATATACCGAATATAACTGTAATGGCTCCTAAAGATAGTAAAGAATTAGATTTAATGATGGAGTTATCATCAAATATGAATTCTCCAGTTGCAATTAGATATCCAAGAGGAAATAGCTATTATATAGAAACAGGAGCTTATGATCCTATAGAAATTGGTAGCTATGAAGTAATATCTCAAGGAAAAGATATTGTTATATTAGCTATTGGAACAATGGTAAAACATGCACTACAAGCAAAAGATCTATTATTAGAAGTAGGTATAAATCCAACTATAGTTAATGCAAGATTTTTAAAACCAATAGATACAAAGCTATTAAATGATTTATTTAATAACCATAAAAGGGTGGTAACGATAGAAGATAATGTTATAACTGGTGGATTTTCAACTAATATAAATAAATTTATTATAGACAACAAGTATAATGTAGACATAACTAATATAGCTTTACCTGAAGAATTTATACCTCATGGAAGCACAGATGAGATATATGAGAGTGTAGGATTATCACCAAGTAAGATAGCAGACAAAATAAAAAGTTTATAA
- a CDS encoding divergent PAP2 family protein, whose protein sequence is MDFFSEIFSNKVLWISILACFLAQFIKIFTGKEKFIQLSRIVTSGGMPSSHSSFVTSLATLVGIERGFNSIDFAISSVFALIIMYDASGVRRAVGKQAAILNQILDDIQHKKHIEQKRLKELIGHTPKEVLFGAILGIITAVVFA, encoded by the coding sequence ATGGACTTTTTTTCGGAAATTTTCAGTAACAAGGTCTTATGGATAAGTATACTTGCTTGTTTTTTGGCACAATTTATTAAAATATTTACAGGTAAAGAAAAATTTATACAACTTTCAAGAATAGTTACTTCAGGAGGAATGCCAAGCTCACATAGCTCATTTGTAACAAGTTTAGCAACATTAGTTGGAATAGAAAGAGGATTTAACTCGATAGATTTTGCTATATCATCTGTATTTGCATTGATAATAATGTATGATGCTAGTGGAGTAAGAAGAGCTGTTGGTAAACAAGCAGCAATTTTGAATCAAATATTAGATGATATTCAACATAAAAAACATATAGAGCAAAAAAGATTAAAGGAACTAATAGGTCATACTCCAAAAGAAGTTTTATTTGGTGCAATATTAGGTATAATAACAGCTGTAGTTTTTGCTTAA
- a CDS encoding polyprenyl synthetase family protein, which translates to MEFKQALKERANQVEILLKRYMPKEEGYQKTIIEAMNYSLNAGGKRLRPILAMEACSIVGGNIEDVIPFAVAIEMIHTYSLIHDDLPALDNDDLRRGKKTNHIVFGEDMAILAGDALLNYAFEVMLSNSIDKENPNKYLKAINEIAKTSGIYGMIGGQVVDIQSENKQISKEKLDYIHNNKTAAIIIGCMRAGAIIGNATEEQLENITKYAKNIGLSFQIVDDILDIIGDESKLGKKVGSDIENQKSTYPSLIGLDESKKVAYRLIEEAKNSIKLIDSNAKFLNGLADYIIDREY; encoded by the coding sequence ATGGAATTTAAACAAGCCTTAAAAGAAAGAGCAAATCAAGTTGAAATTTTACTAAAACGATATATGCCAAAAGAAGAAGGTTATCAAAAAACTATAATTGAAGCTATGAATTATAGTTTAAATGCAGGTGGAAAAAGATTAAGACCTATATTGGCAATGGAAGCTTGTAGTATAGTTGGCGGAAATATAGAAGATGTTATACCTTTTGCAGTTGCTATAGAGATGATACATACATATTCACTTATACATGATGATTTACCAGCACTTGATAATGATGATTTAAGAAGAGGGAAAAAAACAAACCATATAGTATTTGGTGAAGATATGGCTATACTTGCTGGAGATGCTCTTTTAAATTATGCTTTTGAGGTTATGTTATCAAATTCAATAGATAAAGAAAATCCAAATAAGTATTTAAAAGCTATTAATGAAATTGCTAAAACATCTGGAATATATGGAATGATCGGTGGACAAGTTGTTGATATTCAAAGTGAAAATAAACAAATATCAAAAGAAAAACTAGATTATATACATAATAATAAAACTGCAGCAATAATAATTGGTTGTATGAGGGCTGGTGCAATAATAGGAAATGCTACAGAAGAACAATTAGAAAATATAACTAAATATGCAAAAAATATAGGATTATCATTCCAAATAGTAGATGATATACTAGATATAATAGGTGATGAATCTAAGTTAGGTAAAAAAGTAGGCAGTGATATAGAAAATCAGAAGTCTACATACCCATCTTTAATAGGATTAGATGAATCTAAAAAAGTAGCTTATAGATTAATAGAAGAAGCTAAAAATAGTATAAAATTGATAGATAGTAATGCTAAATTTTTAAATGGATTAGCAGATTATATAATTGATAGAGAATATTAA
- the xseB gene encoding exodeoxyribonuclease VII small subunit — protein MNLTYEEAYSKLEIILEKLESKSASLDESLSLYEEGIKLYKHCNKLLENAQLKITKFSQLGIEEDFNIMEE, from the coding sequence ATGAATTTAACATATGAAGAAGCCTATAGTAAGCTAGAAATTATATTAGAAAAACTGGAATCTAAAAGTGCTAGCCTAGATGAATCTTTAAGTTTATATGAAGAAGGAATAAAGCTTTATAAACATTGTAATAAGCTTCTAGAAAATGCTCAATTGAAAATAACTAAATTTAGTCAATTAGGTATAGAAGAAGATTTTAATATTATGGAGGAATAA
- the xseA gene encoding exodeoxyribonuclease VII large subunit, whose product MKLRALEISEVNSYIKRILTNDVILYNLKVKGEISNFKIHSSGNVYLSLKDDKSKINCVIFKSNYNKNLQLDNGSKVVANGYISLYERDGTYQLYINDIEIEGIGNLYIEFNKLKEQLSKEGLFDSKYKRPIPAMPKSIGVITSETGAVIRDIINVIKRRYPKVNIKLYPVNVQGSQSKYDICEGIKFFNRENNVDTIIVGRGGGSLEELWSFNEEMVAREVFNSKIPIISAVGHETDFTICDFVADMRAPTPSAAAEIATPNLLDLNYKLETVKTRINKAVINQVHIDKNRVDYIFEKINNYLNLYTIKDKITQIDKIYDKINFEIENTISIESEKLRNTGTILHNLSPLATLDRGYSIVHREGNILNSVNEIKLKENLDIRLRDGNIKCVVNSIESEEV is encoded by the coding sequence ATGAAGCTGAGAGCTTTAGAAATAAGTGAAGTTAACTCTTATATAAAGAGAATATTAACAAATGATGTAATTTTATATAATTTAAAGGTAAAGGGAGAAATATCTAACTTTAAAATTCATAGTAGTGGAAATGTATATTTATCTTTAAAAGATGATAAATCTAAAATAAATTGTGTAATATTTAAAAGTAATTATAATAAGAACTTACAATTAGACAATGGTTCCAAAGTAGTAGCTAATGGATATATATCCTTATATGAAAGAGATGGAACTTACCAACTATATATAAATGATATTGAAATAGAAGGAATAGGAAATTTATATATTGAATTTAATAAGCTTAAAGAACAATTATCAAAAGAAGGGTTATTTGATAGTAAATATAAAAGGCCTATTCCTGCTATGCCAAAATCTATAGGAGTTATTACTTCTGAAACAGGTGCAGTTATAAGAGATATAATAAATGTTATAAAAAGAAGATATCCAAAAGTAAATATAAAATTATACCCTGTAAATGTACAAGGATCACAATCTAAGTATGATATATGTGAAGGAATTAAATTTTTTAATAGGGAAAATAATGTAGATACTATTATAGTTGGTAGAGGTGGAGGTTCTTTAGAGGAACTTTGGTCTTTTAATGAAGAGATGGTTGCAAGAGAAGTTTTTAATTCGAAAATACCAATAATATCTGCAGTAGGTCATGAAACTGATTTTACTATATGTGATTTTGTAGCAGATATGAGAGCACCAACGCCTTCAGCTGCTGCTGAGATAGCAACTCCTAATTTACTTGACTTAAATTATAAGCTTGAAACTGTAAAAACTAGAATTAACAAAGCTGTAATTAATCAAGTACATATAGATAAAAATAGAGTTGACTATATATTTGAAAAAATAAATAACTATTTAAATTTATACACAATAAAAGATAAAATAACACAAATAGACAAAATATATGATAAAATAAATTTTGAGATTGAAAACACTATAAGTATAGAAAGTGAAAAATTAAGAAATACAGGAACAATACTACATAATTTAAGTCCTCTGGCTACATTAGATAGAGGGTACAGTATAGTTCATAGGGAAGGAAATATTTTAAATAGTGTAAATGAGATAAAATTAAAAGAAAATTTAGATATTAGATTAAGAGATGGAAATATAAAATGTGTTGTAAATAGTATAGAAAGTGAAGAGGTATAA
- a CDS encoding O-sialoglycoprotein endopeptidase, with product MNLKKNNIIIGIDTSCYTTSIAAISLDKSIIFSEKIMLNVKKNSNGLRQSEGVFQHINNLGELSENLKSLYDDYNIVGVCVSKKPRPIENSYMPVFTVGYNFGKAISNSLNCKFYETTHQENHIEASLLNSNILNRDRFLSVHMSGGTTEILLVTKKNNSLEYSIEIVGGTKDISFGQLIDRTGVKLGYDFPAGKYIDKNAIECERKILNGLKTSVKDGYMNLSGLENQINKIIELEDSKYISKLVLDSVVRNLYKALTYISKLNNIDEIVFCGGVAASEYVRNNLSLKLKKENIYSYFTKPEYSTDNACGCAIIGVDKYEAESFRNK from the coding sequence ATGAATTTGAAAAAAAATAATATAATAATTGGAATCGATACTAGCTGCTATACAACTTCTATAGCAGCTATATCTTTAGATAAAAGTATTATTTTTAGTGAAAAAATAATGCTAAATGTAAAGAAAAACTCAAATGGATTAAGACAAAGTGAAGGTGTATTTCAACATATAAATAATTTAGGAGAGCTTAGTGAAAATTTAAAATCATTATATGATGATTACAATATAGTAGGAGTGTGTGTATCTAAAAAGCCAAGGCCTATAGAAAATTCATATATGCCAGTATTTACAGTAGGTTATAATTTTGGGAAAGCTATATCTAACTCATTAAATTGTAAATTTTATGAAACAACTCATCAAGAAAATCATATTGAAGCCAGTTTATTAAATAGCAATATATTAAATAGAGATAGATTTTTATCAGTACATATGTCAGGTGGAACAACAGAAATATTATTAGTAACTAAAAAGAATAATTCATTAGAATATAGTATAGAAATAGTTGGAGGAACTAAAGATATAAGCTTTGGACAACTTATAGATAGAACAGGTGTAAAATTAGGATATGATTTCCCTGCCGGAAAGTATATAGATAAAAATGCAATAGAGTGTGAAAGAAAAATATTAAATGGTTTAAAAACTTCAGTAAAAGATGGATATATGAATTTATCGGGACTTGAAAATCAAATAAACAAGATAATAGAATTAGAAGATAGTAAATATATATCTAAATTAGTTTTAGATTCAGTAGTTAGAAACTTATATAAAGCATTAACTTATATAAGTAAATTGAATAATATAGACGAGATAGTATTCTGTGGTGGAGTTGCAGCAAGTGAATATGTTAGAAATAATTTAAGCCTAAAGCTTAAAAAAGAAAATATATATTCATACTTTACAAAGCCTGAGTACTCAACTGATAATGCATGTGGATGTGCTATAATAGGGGTTGATAAATATGAAGCTGAGAGCTTTAGAAATAAGTGA
- the nusB gene encoding transcription antitermination factor NusB — protein MKNDKARKVTSREYIMKLIYQIEMNKEDIENIDDRLNIFLNDNLEYIINRYEELRLQYSNNPNIELDNIELDDAIDREYMTLVCKTLKDNKEKVDELINKYAKNWSVNRMPKVDLSILRLAICELVFIEEVPSKVSINEAIEMAKLYCDDKAPKFINGILGSVVNEFEKK, from the coding sequence ATGAAAAATGATAAGGCGAGAAAAGTAACTAGTAGAGAATATATTATGAAATTAATATATCAAATAGAAATGAATAAAGAGGATATAGAAAATATAGATGATAGATTAAACATATTTTTAAATGATAATCTTGAATATATAATAAATAGATATGAAGAACTTAGATTGCAATACTCAAACAACCCAAATATAGAATTAGATAATATAGAATTAGATGATGCAATAGATAGAGAATATATGACTTTAGTTTGTAAAACTTTAAAGGATAATAAAGAAAAAGTAGATGAACTTATAAATAAATATGCAAAAAACTGGTCAGTAAATAGAATGCCTAAGGTAGATTTATCTATACTAAGACTTGCTATATGTGAATTAGTATTTATAGAAGAAGTACCAAGTAAAGTTTCTATAAATGAAGCAATAGAAATGGCTAAACTTTACTGTGATGATAAAGCTCCTAAATTTATAAATGGAATATTAGGTAGTGTTGTAAATGAATTTGAAAAAAAATAA